In the genome of Neovison vison isolate M4711 chromosome 3, ASM_NN_V1, whole genome shotgun sequence, one region contains:
- the SIGLEC15 gene encoding sialic acid-binding Ig-like lectin 15: MDRSIGLLACLVGILPMGSFVRTKRDTTGNLLNAEAHSAPAQRWSMQVPAEVSAAAGEAAVLPCTFTHPHRHYDGPLTAIWRAGEAYAGPQVFRCAAARGSELCQTALSLHGRFRLLGNPRRNDLSLRVERLALADDGRYFCRVEFAGDVHDRYESRHGIRLHVTAAPRIVNLSVLPGPAHAFRALCTAEGEPPPALDWSGPALGNGSAAVPGPGQGHGHQVTAELSALAHDGRYTCTASNSLGRAEASVYLFRFHGASAAPALALPLGALGLKALLLLGVLAARAAARRQQHPVAPDTPPRPQAQESNYENLSQMRPRDLPAAMCVP; encoded by the exons ATGGACCGATCCATCGGACTCCTGGCCTGCCTGGTGGGCATCCTCCCGATGG GATCCTTTGTGAGAACCAAAAGAGATACTACAGGGAACTTGCTCAACGCAGAGGCTCATa GTGCGCCGGCGCAGCGCTGGTCCATGCAGGTGCCGGCCGAGGTGAGCGCGGCAGCGGGCGAGGCGGCCGTGCTGCCCTGCACCTTCACGCACCCGCACCGCCACTACGACGGGCCGCTCACGGCCATCTGGCGCGCGGGCGAGGCCTACGCGGGCCCGCAGGTGTTCCGGTGCGCGGCGGCGCGGGGCAGCGAGCTCTGCCAGACGGCGCTGAGCCTGCACGGCCGCTTCCGGCTGCTGGGCAACCCGCGCCGCAACGACCTGTCGCTGCGTGTCGAGCGCCTCGCCCTGGCCGACGATGGCCGCTACTTCTGCCGCGTGGAGTTCGCCGGCGACGTCCACGACCGCTACGAGAGCCGCCACGGCATCCGGCTCCACGTGACCG CCGCCCCGCGGATCGTCAACCTGTCGGTGCTGCCCGGCCCGGCGCACGCCTTCCGCGCGCTCTGCACCGCCGAAGGGGAGCCGCCGCCCGCCCTGGACTGGTCCGGCCCGGCCCTGGGCAATGGCTCAGCCGCCGTGCCGGGCCCAGGCCAGGGTCACGGCCACCAGGTGACCGCCGAGCTGTCCGCGCTGGCGCACGACGGCCGCTACACGTGCACGGCCTCCAACAGCTTGGGCCGCGCGGAGGCCAGCGTCTACCTGTTCCGATTCCACGGCGCCTCCGCGGCCCCGGCCCTCGCCCTCCCGCTCGGCGCGCTCGGCCTCAAGGCGCTGCTGCTGCTCGGCGTTCTGGCCGCCCGCGCTGCAGCCCGCCGCC AGCAGCACCCTGTCGCCCCGGACACCCCACCACG